A stretch of DNA from Drosophila virilis strain 15010-1051.87 chromosome 5, Dvir_AGI_RSII-ME, whole genome shotgun sequence:
CGGCCTGCCAGAAGAATTCCAAAtagttttatacaaaataaaatggaacATATAATGAGAGCATTTACGGACCTGCACTCCCTTGGGCACCTGGTAGCCGCATATTACGCTGTCCTCTTGGAGCGTGCGTCCGTTGCCGATGACGGTGCTGTACATGCGGAAGACCTCCTTGATGAATGCCTTCAAGTGGTGCATTTGGTCCAGCAATGGAATCGTCAGCGGTGTGTTGGCGTCAGGCAGCAGACGCTTCAGTTCTTCGTGCACCTTCTGCTGTTCCACGGGCCGCGTGGCCAGTTGATAGAGTATGGAGCACACGGCCATCGAGATCTGTAGCAGGGAATACGGCTCAGTTTGCAGGCCAGACAGGACTTGGACTGGCGCTTACCGTGTCTATGCCAACGAGTATCAAATCCAATGCCATAATGGTGGCTATTTTCTCATCCTTCTCCGACATAATCACCTTCTCCAGCAGCGATGGCTCGCCGGCACGATGACTGACATCCTGTGTCTTCAAGCGCTCCGTTGCGCTTTGTATGTACTTCATGCACACGCTGCTCAAGGTGGTTAATTGGGATTCAAAAATAGTTGCTGAGCTTGAACTGTCAATCGACTTACCCCACGAAGAAGTTCATGTTCTTCACATAACGCGTCCAGAGGGGCGTGGGAAAGTAGCGCCAGTATGGCGCCTTCAGCTCCAGCGTGGCCACATTGCGCAGCGCGTACTTGGCTGCATCGATGATCTGCTGCGGCTCCGAGTCGGGCGTCAGATTGTGCTCCAGGCAGCCCAGACGTGTGTCCAGCGCCACGCGACCAATGCCTGCAGTTGGAGCGATATTTGGGAACGGCCAAAATGCTTGTACTATATAGGCTACTCACACTCCAGGGACCATTTGTGTATTTCATTATCGAAATCGGCGGGCAGCTCCTCGTTGGCATCCAGCAGCTGCTCACAGCGTGCCAGAAAATCCTCAGTTATCAGCTCCAGCGGCTGCAGATAGCGTCTTATGGTGGACAGCTGCAGCACCGGCTTCTGGACGCGCGAACGGAACTGACGCCACGGTTCGCCATGCCTGCAACAATGTGAGTCCATGGATTAATTATgcatatagttatatatttacatatatatatatgtatctgtctAGACTTACACGCCGACAACGCCGCCAAGTTCGCCAAAGAAATCCTTGCGCACCACGCTCTTGTACTTGACCAGACTGGGCATCGATGGCCGGAAGGGGGTGGGTCCCTCGCTGCGATAGCACTGCAATCAGATACTCTTTATACAATATTTCGCTGTACTTGTTAAGACACTGAAAATGTGTTTGGCGCAATTTGCGACTTGTGCTGCTTTGTTGCCTCGGCACTGGCCAGTCGAGCGTGACTCCAAGTGGAATTAACGCGATGTTCCGGTGTTTGACTTGTCTCCTTACCTTTTCAATTTCGTCGGCATCGTAGATGAACAGCAGATCGGGCCTGCCTATAAGGCCAGAGAAGCGCACAATACGCCCGTATCTGTCGTGCAGCAGCGACGAGATTTTGGCCACATCCGATATGGTATATTGGCCAATGATTGGCATGAGGCTGTCAAGGTGAATGCAAACTAATTTAAATGACAAACTGACATTGcccaattttaatttgactATTTGCAGAGCAATTGTGGAACCTTGCGACTATTTAAGAGCAATAATTGTCCATAATGCAAAATGTAAGATTTAACTAATTCCAATGACAACCTTTTGCATGAGCGTAAAAACTATGTCATTAACATGTCTAGCTTGATGATATATTGGGTGCATTTGCGAGAAAAGGAGAGAATTATGTAAAGATCGTGCTGGGTTTTTTATGAAGTAGATGCTATCATAAACTAGTCGATCTTATCTTATAATTATATGTGACAGTGGGATGGAAGGGAAACTGCTGGACAATCTCCTGTCGAATTGACAAAATAGTAAGCTTAAAGTTAAAGATCACAattatttcataaaatataCTCTGTACTAAATGTATTGCAGTTGAGCAAGTAAGCAGCTTGTCCGTGTCGCTATTTCAAGGACCTGTCGGATTTATCTCAAATTGGATTCCAACAATCTTTCCGCATGTCGCAGCTTTAACTGGTTGCGAATTGCAAGGTAACGAGACAAACAAA
This window harbors:
- the Cyp301a1 gene encoding probable cytochrome P450 301a1, mitochondrial; this translates as MNQLPKCAWHAKGTGFRRTVSKMAGAQAQLLQSEQRQRRLDGQQQRDNSAAAATEAAAAAAAAETAAVCPHLSLEQEPAVARIHGTAEWQNALAYNEIPGPKPMPILGNTWRLMPIIGQYTISDVAKISSLLHDRYGRIVRFSGLIGRPDLLFIYDADEIEKCYRSEGPTPFRPSMPSLVKYKSVVRKDFFGELGGVVGVHGEPWRQFRSRVQKPVLQLSTIRRYLQPLELITEDFLARCEQLLDANEELPADFDNEIHKWSLECIGRVALDTRLGCLEHNLTPDSEPQQIIDAAKYALRNVATLELKAPYWRYFPTPLWTRYVKNMNFFVGVCMKYIQSATERLKTQDVSHRAGEPSLLEKVIMSEKDEKIATIMALDLILVGIDTISMAVCSILYQLATRPVEQQKVHEELKRLLPDANTPLTIPLLDQMHHLKAFIKEVFRMYSTVIGNGRTLQEDSVICGYQVPKGVQAVFPTIVTGNMEEYVTDAATFRPERWLKAHQGGTPGKLHPFASLPYGYGARMCLGRRFADLEMQILLAKLLRNYRLEYNHAPLDYAVTFMYAPDGPLRFKMTRI